A genomic window from Chrysoperla carnea chromosome 3, inChrCarn1.1, whole genome shotgun sequence includes:
- the LOC123296131 gene encoding uncharacterized protein LOC123296131 — MSFENVNSLCIYCPNKNNNLALLLENAIFWAEQGLGVWIITTEYVESLPVGWTQIPDRSVLKFMTFLFLPTINDLFEKIINVQYLSITPKIILVSHLDKYFENGDISTAAHCCAILMDAINICARKLNEISEDNFSTILNDIKNVYSS, encoded by the exons ATGTCTTTTGAAAATGTGAATTCCCTTTGCATTTATTgtccaaataaaaacaataacttaGCATTACTACTTgag aatgcTATTTTTTGGGCTGAACAAGGATTAGGAGTTTGGATAATCACAACAGAATATGTTGAATCATTGCCAGTAGGATGGACACAAATACCTGACAGgagtgtattaaaatttatgacattttt GTTTTTACCAACTATAAATGATTTGTtcgagaaaataataaatgttcagTATTTGTCTATtactccaaaaattattttagtttctcatttagataaatattttgaaaatggtgaTATATCAACAGCAGCTCATTGTTGTGCAATTTTAATGGACGCAATAAATATTTGTgctagaaaattaaatgaaa ttAGCGAAGATAATTTTAGtactattttaaatgatattaaaaatgtttattcaagTTAA
- the LOC123295795 gene encoding thyrostimulin alpha-2 subunit, translating to MFKQLHMNIFALIFVITLVTAMANVWARDAWEKPGCHKVGHTRKISIPDCVEFQMTTNACRGFCESWAIPSSPNANPGQPVTSVGQCCNIMETEDVPIKVLCLDGIKTLTFKSATNCACYHCKKD from the exons ATGTTTAAGCAACTCCATATGaatatatttgcattaatttttgtgataacTCTCGTGACGGCAATGGCTAATGTGTGGGCAAGAGATGCTTGGGAAAAACCTGGTTGCCATAAAGTTg GACACACTAGAAAAATTAGCATTCCCGATTGCGTAGAATTTCAAATGACCACAAATGCATGCCGAGGTTTCTGTGAAAGTTGGGCAATACCATCATCGCCAAATGCAAATCCTGGACAGCCTGTTACATCCGTTGGGCAATGTTGTAATATTATGGAAACTGAAGAT GTACCTATTAAAGTATTATGTCTGGATGGGATTAAAACATTGACATTTAAGTCAGCAACAAATTGTGCATGTTATCATTGTAAAAAAGACTAA